One segment of Xanthomonas oryzae pv. oryzae DNA contains the following:
- a CDS encoding DUF481 domain-containing protein — protein MSRRAPLSALLPLLLITPTVLAQAVTPAPADPAAALMPSPWSGSSGEFGYAAANGNSTTDSLNGRVRLRYTDGDWIHSLDATALRSSSEYTNTNVDGSTTRERQTTAERYTGSIGSALQLGEHRQITATGRYEHDDFATYDRLATFGIGYGTRLIDADRFYLDAQVGPGVRRAHNSNEDRNETGLIGRGLFDLKYSVTDNTDLVNTLLVESGEYNTYAQDDFGVQVSMNSHFALKAAWQMRHNSEVSDGDKKTDTLTTVNLVYTFK, from the coding sequence ATGTCCCGCCGTGCCCCGTTGTCTGCCCTGTTGCCACTGTTATTGATCACGCCCACCGTCTTGGCCCAGGCAGTCACACCGGCGCCGGCAGACCCGGCCGCAGCGCTGATGCCATCGCCCTGGAGCGGCAGCAGCGGCGAGTTCGGCTACGCTGCCGCAAACGGCAACAGCACCACCGACAGCCTCAACGGCCGCGTGCGCCTGCGCTATACCGACGGCGACTGGATCCATAGTCTGGATGCCACTGCGCTGCGTTCGAGCTCGGAATACACCAACACCAACGTGGACGGCAGCACCACGCGCGAGCGCCAGACCACGGCCGAGCGTTACACCGGCAGCATCGGCAGCGCACTGCAGCTGGGCGAACACCGCCAGATCACTGCCACCGGCCGCTACGAACACGACGACTTCGCCACCTACGACCGCCTGGCCACCTTCGGTATCGGCTACGGCACGCGCCTGATCGACGCCGACCGGTTCTATCTGGACGCGCAGGTGGGCCCGGGTGTGCGCCGCGCGCACAACAGCAATGAAGACCGCAACGAAACCGGCCTGATCGGCCGTGGGCTGTTCGACCTGAAATACAGCGTCACCGACAACACCGATCTGGTCAACACGCTGCTGGTGGAATCGGGCGAATACAACACCTATGCGCAGGACGATTTCGGCGTGCAGGTCAGCATGAACTCGCATTTCGCGCTGAAGGCTGCGTGGCAGATGCGCCACAACAGCGAGGTCAGCGACGGCGACAAGAAGACCGATACGCTGACCACCGTCAATCTGGTTTACACGTTCAAGTAA